The stretch of DNA CGTCGCGAAGAACGACGACTTCCTCGCGTTCGCGAAGACGGTTGCCGAACTGGTCGCGACGCAGAACCCGGCCGACGTCGCCGCGCTGTCCGCGTTGCCGCTCGACGGCTCGACGGTCGACGCCGTGCGCCTCGCGCTCGTCGGCAAGATCGGCGAGAACCTGTCGATCCGCCGCTTCGCGCGCTTCGAGACGTCGAACAAGCTGGCCGCGTACCTGCACGGCACCCGCATCGGCGTGCTGGTCGAGTATGCCGGCGCGGACGAGCAGGTCGGCAAGGACGTCGCGATGCACATCGCGGCGATGAAGCCGGTCTCGCTGTCGGCGGACGACGTGCCGGCCGAACTGATCGCGAAGGAACGCAGCATCGCCGAGCAGAAGGCGGCCGAGTCGGGCAAGCCGGCGGAGATCGTCGCGAAGATGGTCGACGGCTCGGTGCAGAAGTTCCTGAAGGAAGTGTCGCTGCTGAACCAGCCGTTCGTGAAGAACGACAAGCAGACGATCGAGCAGATGCTGAAGGCGGCCGGCACGTCCGTGCAGCAGTTCACGCTGTTCGTGGTCGGCGAAGGCATCGAGAAGCGTCAGGACGACTTCGCAGCCGAAGTGGCGGCGCAGGTCGCTGCTGCGAAGCAGCAATAACGCAGTACGCATCAGGCAGCATCGCAGTTCCTGCAGTACCCGCGGCGCAGCAATGCGCCGCGGTGGGCAGCGTTGCAGCACCGGCCGCGGCAAGCCCCCGCCGCGGTCGATGCCGCAGGTCACCGCGATTTCTGGCGGCGCTTGCCCGAAGCCGTATTTCACCCCTACAGTTTCAAGTTATTGTCCTTTCCCGCGCGATCTGGATATCCCATGCCCACACCCGCCTACAAACGCGTTCTGCTCAAACTCTCCGGCGAAGCCCTGATGGGCGATGATGCGTTCGGCATCAACCGCGCCACGATCGAAAGGATGGTGGCGGACGTGGCCGAGGTGGTGCAGCTCGGCACGCAGCTCGCGGTCGTGATCGGCGGCGGCAACATCTTCCGCGGCGTCGCGGGCGGCGCGGCCGGCATGGACCGCGCGACCGCCGACTACATGGGCATGCTCGCGACGATGATGAACGCGCTCGCGCTGCAGGACGCGATGCGCCACGCGGGCATCGAGGCGCGCGTCCAGTCGGCGCTGCGGATGGATCAGGTCGTCGAGCCGTACATCCGGCCGCGCGCGATCCGTCAACTGGAAGAAGGCCGGGTCGTGATCTTCGCGGCCGGCACCGGCAACCCGTTCTTCACGACCGACACCGCGGCCGCGCTGCGCGGCTCGGAGATCGGCGCGGAAGTCGTGCTGAAGGCGACCAAGGTCGACGGCGTGTATTCGGCGGACCCGAAGAAAGACCCGAGCGCGACGCGCTATACGACGATCAGCTTCGACGAGGCGATCAGCCGCAACCTGCAGGTGATGGACGCGACCGCGTTCGCGCTGTGCCGCGACCAGAAGCTGCCGATCCGGGTGTTTTCGATCGTCAAGCCGGGCGCGCTGAAGCGCATCATCCTCGGCGAAGACGAAGGCACGCTCGTCCACGTGTAAACTCTCGGTCACGCGAGAGAGTCGAACGCTGGCCGGCGCCGCCGTCGGGCGCACCGGTCGGCTCGTACCGTTATGAAGGTTCGGAGGTTTGAAAATGGCTTTGGCTGACATCAAGAAGGGCGCGGAGCAGAAAATGCAGCGCTCGATCGAGGCATTCAAGAACGACCTGTCGAAGATCCGCACGGGCCGTGCGCATACCGGCCTGCTCGATCACATCCAGGTCGACTATTACGGCTCGCCGGTGCCGATTTCGCAGGTCGCGAACCTGACGCTCGTGGACGCGCGCACGATCGGCGTGCAGCCGTGGGAAAAGAAG from Paraburkholderia caballeronis encodes:
- the pyrH gene encoding UMP kinase, whose product is MPTPAYKRVLLKLSGEALMGDDAFGINRATIERMVADVAEVVQLGTQLAVVIGGGNIFRGVAGGAAGMDRATADYMGMLATMMNALALQDAMRHAGIEARVQSALRMDQVVEPYIRPRAIRQLEEGRVVIFAAGTGNPFFTTDTAAALRGSEIGAEVVLKATKVDGVYSADPKKDPSATRYTTISFDEAISRNLQVMDATAFALCRDQKLPIRVFSIVKPGALKRIILGEDEGTLVHV
- the tsf gene encoding translation elongation factor Ts; the encoded protein is MAAITASMVAELRAKTDAPMMECKKALTEADGDMARAEELLRVKLGNKASKAASRVTAEGVIASYIGGNTGAVVELNCETDFVAKNDDFLAFAKTVAELVATQNPADVAALSALPLDGSTVDAVRLALVGKIGENLSIRRFARFETSNKLAAYLHGTRIGVLVEYAGADEQVGKDVAMHIAAMKPVSLSADDVPAELIAKERSIAEQKAAESGKPAEIVAKMVDGSVQKFLKEVSLLNQPFVKNDKQTIEQMLKAAGTSVQQFTLFVVGEGIEKRQDDFAAEVAAQVAAAKQQ